One region of Qipengyuania sp. SS22 genomic DNA includes:
- a CDS encoding diacylglycerol/lipid kinase family protein — translation MGTAGAIRRLIDMAPLKSWLIVNSRSGSNSEAALVALERSLAAYAMPTAETIAFPAEELPTRTVLESADVARLIVFTGDGTLNAVIEAVAGWSGEVLVLPGGTMNLLSARLHGPDTDYDAILERIARGAFRPVRPKMACCSAGRAHAGVLVGPGTAWAEVREAMRDFDVAGLAQGTSEALAETTGGSRVKMVEPAIGHDDGYPLIELTPSHRGIQVDGFRIESAGEFLQQSWALLRRSFRKGPHERLGLLDRLVIENCAGEPIEVLIDGEPAKLGSRAEFTVEDCPVDLLATAHGF, via the coding sequence ATGGGAACCGCAGGCGCGATCCGGCGCTTGATCGACATGGCCCCGCTGAAATCATGGCTGATCGTCAATTCGCGCAGCGGCAGCAATAGCGAAGCCGCACTGGTCGCTCTCGAGCGCTCACTGGCTGCGTATGCCATGCCTACTGCAGAGACCATCGCATTTCCTGCCGAAGAGCTCCCTACCCGTACCGTACTGGAGAGCGCCGACGTTGCCCGTCTGATCGTCTTTACCGGAGACGGTACGCTGAACGCGGTAATCGAAGCGGTGGCTGGCTGGAGCGGCGAAGTGCTGGTCCTGCCGGGTGGGACGATGAACCTCCTGAGCGCGCGGCTTCACGGGCCCGATACCGATTACGACGCTATCCTCGAGCGGATCGCGCGCGGCGCTTTTCGGCCAGTCCGTCCGAAGATGGCCTGCTGTTCTGCAGGGCGGGCGCATGCCGGGGTTCTGGTTGGCCCCGGGACCGCTTGGGCGGAGGTGCGCGAAGCGATGCGTGATTTCGATGTCGCGGGCCTTGCGCAGGGCACCAGCGAAGCACTCGCCGAGACCACTGGCGGGTCGCGCGTCAAGATGGTCGAACCGGCGATTGGCCATGACGACGGTTATCCGCTCATCGAACTGACCCCGAGCCACCGCGGGATTCAAGTCGATGGTTTTCGTATCGAAAGCGCTGGAGAATTCCTCCAGCAAAGCTGGGCGCTGTTGCGGCGCAGCTTCCGCAAAGGACCGCATGAGCGGCTTGGCCTGCTCGACCGGCTGGTGATCGAGAACTGCGCGGGCGAACCGATCGAAGTGCTAATCGATGGCGAGCCAGCCAAGCTGGGATCGCGCGCCGAATTCACGGTGGAAGACTGCCCCGTCGATCTGCTAGCGACCGCGCATGGCTTCTGA
- a CDS encoding sensor histidine kinase, which yields MNPHSERLSGKVVLASMVGVWLCYFLLITLRGVVVGLEFQDELLWRRALVCVVGVAMTGLLWLVLRVVENRSLGIKIAVTLVVAMPGAIMIAQANRWIFSSIEARVEEQMGKERGIALRRDDAGNLLIDLPRTKMGEDVEQAEEAVPQSVLISPAPTALDQWKMTFDFAIGRYFILLAWASLFLALLAGAQARAAERRGERFRTAAKAAELRSLRYQVNPHFLFNTLNSLSALVMTGKADRAEQMIQTISRFYRHSLADHPTGDVSLEDEIDLQEHYLAIEAVRFPERLRIKVDLPPELARYQVPGMILQPLVENSVKYGVSASRKPVTITITAREEYGRLVLTVSDDGPGTAGEHGFGIGLANVRDRLEARFGNSATIVSGPALTGYETELRLPMVKHG from the coding sequence ATGAATCCCCACAGCGAGCGCCTGTCCGGCAAGGTCGTCCTCGCCTCCATGGTGGGGGTCTGGCTGTGCTATTTCCTCCTGATCACCTTGCGCGGCGTGGTCGTCGGGCTCGAGTTCCAGGATGAGCTGCTGTGGCGGCGCGCATTGGTGTGCGTTGTCGGCGTGGCCATGACCGGGCTTCTCTGGCTCGTCCTGCGGGTGGTCGAGAACCGCTCGCTCGGCATCAAGATCGCGGTCACGCTGGTTGTCGCGATGCCCGGTGCGATCATGATCGCGCAAGCGAACCGCTGGATATTCAGCTCGATCGAAGCCAGGGTCGAGGAGCAGATGGGCAAGGAGCGCGGTATCGCCCTGCGCCGCGACGATGCCGGCAATCTCCTGATCGACCTGCCCCGCACGAAGATGGGCGAAGATGTCGAGCAGGCCGAAGAGGCGGTTCCGCAAAGCGTGCTCATCTCGCCTGCCCCGACTGCACTCGACCAGTGGAAGATGACCTTCGACTTCGCGATCGGACGCTATTTCATCCTGCTGGCCTGGGCGTCGCTGTTTCTTGCTCTGCTGGCCGGTGCGCAGGCGCGCGCAGCCGAACGGCGCGGCGAACGCTTCCGCACGGCGGCCAAGGCGGCGGAACTGCGATCGCTGCGCTATCAGGTCAATCCGCACTTCCTGTTCAACACGCTCAATTCGCTGTCGGCGCTGGTGATGACCGGCAAGGCGGACCGGGCCGAACAGATGATCCAGACGATCTCGCGCTTCTATCGCCACAGCTTGGCGGACCATCCGACCGGCGACGTCAGCCTCGAGGACGAAATCGACCTGCAGGAGCACTATCTGGCAATCGAAGCCGTGCGTTTCCCCGAACGGCTGAGGATAAAGGTCGATTTGCCGCCCGAATTGGCCAGATATCAGGTGCCGGGGATGATCCTCCAGCCGCTGGTCGAGAATTCGGTCAAATATGGCGTATCCGCTTCGCGCAAGCCGGTAACAATCACAATTACCGCGCGCGAGGAATATGGCCGCCTGGTCCTGACCGTGAGCGACGATGGACCCGGCACTGCGGGCGAACACGGCTTCGGCATCGGTCTTGCCAATGTCCGCGACCGGCTTGAAGCGCGCTTCGGCAATAGCGCGACGATTGTATCGGGGCCCGCACTTACCGGCTATGAGACCGAATTGAGACTACCGATGGTGAAACATGGCTGA
- a CDS encoding CBS domain-containing protein has product MEIGSLIEGRANSDIISCNVDTPVRDAVALLASKRIGAIPVIEAGKVVGIFSERDVIYRLADEGDACLSRSLGEVMTAPAITVRRTTSVLEALALMTRRRIRHLPVVDGEAMCGFISIGDLVKARLDEIEHEAEAMRTYIQTA; this is encoded by the coding sequence ATGGAAATCGGCAGTCTGATCGAAGGGCGGGCGAACTCCGACATCATCTCCTGCAATGTCGATACGCCTGTACGCGACGCGGTTGCGCTGCTGGCCTCGAAACGCATCGGCGCGATCCCGGTAATAGAAGCCGGCAAGGTGGTTGGCATCTTCTCCGAACGCGACGTAATCTATCGCCTCGCCGATGAGGGCGATGCCTGTCTGTCGCGGTCGCTGGGCGAGGTAATGACGGCACCTGCGATCACCGTACGGCGCACGACCTCGGTGCTCGAAGCGCTGGCGCTGATGACCCGGCGGCGGATCCGCCACTTGCCTGTGGTCGATGGCGAGGCAATGTGCGGGTTCATTTCGATCGGCGATCTGGTCAAGGCGCGGCTCGACGAGATCGAGCACGAGGCCGAAGCCATGCGCACTTACATCCAGACCGCTTGA
- a CDS encoding TolC family outer membrane protein, giving the protein MRRGGVAQFWVLGAGASALALAVPAQADTLQEALTNAYLYNPTLLAARANQRANDENVQIQEAPGIPSVNASGTYIEFIKKSPNSFTSPDRTLQIGPELTVPVYAGGAIRNSVKAAEERVAAGQNDVRATESAIFSQVVAAYMDVLRTQALVGLTANQVEFLTVNLEATSDRFEIGDLTRTDVAQSQSRLALAQGDLRNAQANLINARETYIRLVGDAPDDLQAPPPLPNLPTDVATAVDAALANNPDLLAAKERAAAAGFDTEVAGAGRLPRVSLFAGATYTDYFDTLNRGSVGTRQDETTANAGVNLSIPIFQGGLPAARQRQAQARETAALEQVIAAEREAIAQVRAAWSSWQASLAVIESSQIAVEAADLSLEGVRAENSIGSRQILDVLNAEQELLSAQAQLVTARRNAYVAGFSLLAAMGRAEARDLGFLDEGVLYDPAVNYERVKGRVWDWDRDPEPVAGATRTVDVATPDARVPAEDETGTESGY; this is encoded by the coding sequence ATGCGTCGCGGAGGGGTAGCACAGTTCTGGGTTCTTGGAGCGGGCGCAAGCGCGCTGGCTCTCGCGGTTCCGGCGCAGGCCGATACGCTGCAGGAGGCGCTGACCAATGCCTATCTGTACAATCCCACGCTGCTCGCCGCGCGCGCTAACCAGCGGGCGAATGACGAAAACGTCCAGATCCAGGAAGCCCCGGGCATCCCCAGCGTGAATGCGTCGGGCACCTATATCGAGTTCATCAAGAAGTCGCCCAATAGCTTCACTTCGCCGGACCGGACTCTCCAGATCGGCCCCGAACTGACTGTTCCCGTCTATGCCGGAGGAGCGATCAGGAACTCGGTCAAGGCTGCGGAAGAGCGCGTCGCGGCGGGACAGAACGATGTTCGCGCAACCGAGAGCGCGATTTTCAGCCAGGTCGTCGCCGCCTATATGGATGTGCTGCGCACGCAGGCGCTGGTCGGACTGACCGCAAACCAGGTCGAATTCCTGACGGTCAATCTCGAGGCGACCAGCGATCGTTTCGAGATCGGCGATCTCACCCGCACCGACGTCGCCCAGTCGCAATCGCGGCTGGCGCTGGCGCAGGGCGATCTGCGCAATGCGCAGGCGAACCTGATCAATGCCCGTGAAACCTACATCCGGTTGGTGGGCGATGCGCCCGACGATCTGCAGGCACCGCCGCCGCTGCCCAACCTGCCGACCGATGTTGCCACAGCCGTGGATGCGGCGCTGGCCAACAATCCCGACCTGCTTGCCGCGAAGGAACGCGCCGCTGCCGCCGGGTTCGACACCGAGGTGGCGGGCGCGGGACGCTTGCCACGCGTCTCGCTGTTCGCCGGGGCCACCTACACCGATTACTTCGACACGCTGAACCGTGGCTCGGTGGGTACCCGTCAGGACGAAACCACCGCCAATGCAGGGGTCAACCTGAGCATCCCGATCTTTCAGGGCGGGCTTCCCGCCGCGCGGCAACGGCAGGCCCAGGCGCGCGAGACTGCCGCGCTTGAGCAAGTCATTGCCGCCGAACGCGAAGCGATTGCCCAGGTGCGCGCGGCATGGTCGAGCTGGCAGGCGTCGCTTGCGGTGATCGAAAGCAGCCAGATCGCGGTAGAAGCTGCCGATCTCAGCCTCGAAGGCGTGCGCGCGGAAAACTCGATCGGCAGCCGCCAGATTCTCGATGTGCTCAATGCCGAGCAGGAACTGCTAAGCGCGCAGGCGCAGCTGGTGACGGCGCGCCGCAACGCGTATGTGGCGGGCTTCAGCCTGCTGGCCGCGATGGGCCGCGCCGAAGCACGCGATCTCGGCTTTCTCGACGAGGGCGTGCTTTACGATCCCGCGGTCAATTACGAGCGCGTGAAGGGCCGCGTGTGGGATTGGGACCGCGATCCCGAACCCGTCGCCGGCGCCACGCGGACCGTCGATGTCGCGACACCCGATGCGCGTGTTCCGGCAGAGGATGAAACGGGAACCGAATCAGGCTACTGA
- a CDS encoding LytR/AlgR family response regulator transcription factor → MAEEVGETLKTLIVDDEPLAVERMQVICSKIPQLQVVGTASDGAQALRLVDALQPDLILLDMTMPEVDGISVAKSLAQKAERPAVVFVTAHDNYAVEAFDLDAVDYVLKPVKPERLERAVSRAIARRGDGEASESAWLEELWIPHRSELIRIATSEVGQIDAERDYVRLHVGSDDAARTYLLLQTIAGLEKRLDPSRFIRIHRSTILRKDRITGLRHDGLGVWSVELEDGEALRIGRTYLPKVKAMAGR, encoded by the coding sequence ATGGCTGAGGAAGTGGGCGAAACGCTCAAGACCCTGATCGTCGATGACGAACCGCTGGCGGTGGAACGGATGCAGGTCATCTGTTCGAAAATTCCCCAATTGCAGGTCGTCGGGACAGCGAGCGACGGAGCGCAGGCGTTGCGCCTGGTCGATGCGTTGCAGCCCGATCTGATCCTGCTCGACATGACCATGCCCGAAGTGGACGGTATTTCGGTGGCCAAGTCGCTGGCGCAAAAGGCGGAACGCCCGGCGGTCGTCTTCGTCACCGCACATGACAATTACGCGGTCGAGGCCTTCGATCTCGATGCGGTCGATTACGTGCTCAAGCCGGTCAAACCGGAACGGCTGGAACGTGCGGTGTCGCGCGCGATCGCCCGGCGCGGTGACGGCGAAGCGTCCGAGAGCGCGTGGCTCGAGGAATTGTGGATCCCGCATCGCTCCGAACTCATCCGCATCGCCACCTCCGAAGTTGGCCAGATCGATGCCGAGCGCGATTATGTCCGCCTGCACGTCGGCTCAGATGACGCAGCGCGGACCTATTTGTTGCTGCAGACCATCGCCGGGCTCGAAAAGCGGCTGGATCCGTCGCGGTTCATCCGCATCCACCGCTCGACGATCCTGCGCAAGGATCGCATCACCGGCTTGCGGCACGACGGGCTTGGCGTGTGGTCGGTCGAACTCGAGGATGGCGAGGCGCTGCGCATCGGGCGGACCTACCTGCCCAAGGTCAAGGCGATGGCGGGCCGCTAG
- the rpsI gene encoding 30S ribosomal protein S9: MVDETKNETVSDLADLKDIAGDAPEGDAAQIAETAQVPLREQELDKQGRAYATGRRKDATARVWLKPGSGKVTVNGKDQEVYFARPTLRLIIDQPFAITERQEQYDVVATVRGGGLSGQAGAVKHGISQALAKYEPTLRSTVKAAGFLTRDSRVVERKKYGRAKARRSFQFSKR, translated from the coding sequence ATGGTCGACGAAACCAAGAACGAAACCGTCTCGGATCTCGCCGATCTGAAGGACATCGCCGGTGACGCGCCCGAGGGCGACGCAGCCCAGATCGCCGAAACCGCACAGGTTCCGCTGCGCGAGCAGGAGCTCGACAAGCAAGGCCGTGCCTACGCCACCGGTCGCCGCAAGGACGCCACTGCGCGCGTCTGGCTCAAGCCCGGCAGCGGCAAGGTCACGGTCAACGGCAAGGACCAGGAAGTGTATTTCGCGCGTCCGACGCTGCGCCTGATCATCGACCAGCCCTTCGCCATCACCGAGCGCCAGGAACAGTACGACGTTGTCGCCACCGTGCGCGGCGGCGGCCTGTCGGGCCAGGCCGGTGCAGTCAAGCATGGCATATCGCAGGCGCTTGCCAAGTACGAGCCGACCCTGCGCAGCACGGTCAAGGCCGCCGGCTTCCTGACCCGCGACAGTCGTGTGGTCGAGCGTAAGAAGTACGGCCGCGCCAAGGCCCGCCGTAGCTTCCAGTTCTCGAAGCGTTAA
- a CDS encoding UrcA family protein, which translates to MNKTLATLAAAGLALTATAAQAENVNVTYSDLNLNTVAGQKELSQRIDRVAREVCGYGAARTGTRLPDRAARKCYEMAKAQAGEQVAARVDEQAMGG; encoded by the coding sequence ATGAACAAGACCCTTGCCACGCTCGCCGCCGCCGGCCTCGCGCTCACCGCAACCGCCGCGCAGGCCGAAAATGTCAATGTGACCTACAGCGATCTCAACCTCAACACCGTCGCCGGCCAGAAGGAGTTGTCGCAGCGCATCGATCGCGTCGCACGCGAAGTCTGCGGCTATGGCGCAGCGCGCACGGGCACCCGCCTGCCCGACCGCGCCGCGCGCAAATGTTACGAAATGGCCAAGGCACAGGCAGGCGAGCAAGTCGCGGCCCGTGTCGACGAACAGGCCATGGGCGGCTGA
- a CDS encoding DUF2497 domain-containing protein has translation MQQTGEPSVEEILDSIKKVIARDNREGAIQERRRRTAATMRETLAEPADSEEADEVLELAEEIALDDEQDEDEAEVDALTRGDTRAAMSQNFAALAMLAKPGKQPQIVRSGETSLEGLAREMLRPMLAQWLDDNLPGMVEELVKAEIARIAGKRS, from the coding sequence ATGCAGCAAACGGGTGAACCTTCGGTCGAGGAAATTCTCGACTCGATCAAAAAGGTGATCGCACGCGACAATCGCGAAGGCGCGATCCAGGAGCGTCGCCGTCGCACGGCTGCCACCATGCGTGAAACCCTCGCCGAACCTGCCGATTCCGAAGAAGCAGACGAAGTGCTCGAACTGGCCGAGGAAATCGCCCTCGACGACGAGCAGGACGAGGACGAAGCCGAGGTCGATGCGCTTACGCGGGGCGATACGCGTGCGGCGATGAGCCAGAATTTCGCCGCGCTCGCCATGCTCGCCAAACCCGGCAAGCAGCCGCAGATCGTCCGTTCGGGAGAGACCTCGCTCGAAGGCCTGGCGCGCGAAATGCTGCGTCCGATGCTGGCCCAATGGCTCGACGACAATCTCCCCGGCATGGTCGAGGAACTGGTCAAGGCCGAGATTGCACGGATTGCGGGCAAGCGTAGCTGA
- a CDS encoding metallophosphoesterase family protein — protein sequence MASDMRRIFHLSDIHFGLENNRALDWVKQEIAEKRPDAVAITGDLTMRARHREFAAATHWINALDAPVTVEVGNHDLPYFNLIERFFEPYKRFHGMKEKVEKELDLGALAIVPLKTAVRMQPRLNWSKGWVSQRSLERCLSALDALPEGTRALVAVHHPLREVGTQGTALTKHGDRALRELAKRKVEGVLSGHVHDAFDIMEDTSEGPVRMIGAGTLSQRTRSTPPSFNEITWDGVQLTVCVRNLQHVETSDMQIDDVPENALPPRGPGEAVAPVRQIPRTDPPVR from the coding sequence ATGGCTTCTGACATGCGCCGGATATTCCATCTTTCCGACATCCACTTCGGGCTCGAGAACAACCGCGCACTCGATTGGGTGAAGCAGGAAATCGCCGAGAAGCGCCCCGACGCGGTGGCGATTACCGGCGACCTCACCATGCGCGCCCGGCACCGTGAATTCGCGGCTGCGACGCATTGGATCAATGCGCTCGATGCCCCTGTCACGGTGGAGGTCGGCAATCACGACCTGCCCTATTTTAACCTGATCGAACGCTTCTTCGAGCCGTACAAGCGGTTTCACGGGATGAAGGAGAAGGTCGAAAAGGAACTCGACCTTGGCGCGCTGGCGATCGTCCCGCTCAAGACAGCCGTAAGAATGCAGCCGCGCCTCAACTGGTCGAAGGGCTGGGTGAGCCAACGCTCGCTCGAGCGCTGCCTATCGGCCCTCGATGCGCTACCTGAAGGAACGCGCGCGCTGGTCGCCGTTCACCACCCCCTCCGCGAAGTCGGCACGCAGGGGACCGCGCTGACCAAGCATGGTGACCGCGCGCTGCGCGAACTCGCCAAGCGCAAGGTCGAGGGCGTTCTGTCGGGCCATGTCCATGATGCTTTCGATATCATGGAGGACACCAGCGAGGGCCCGGTGCGGATGATCGGTGCGGGCACGCTGTCGCAGCGCACACGCTCGACCCCGCCCAGCTTCAACGAGATCACCTGGGACGGGGTGCAGCTGACCGTCTGCGTGCGCAATCTTCAGCATGTCGAGACATCCGACATGCAAATCGACGACGTGCCCGAAAACGCACTGCCTCCGCGCGGACCCGGAGAAGCCGTCGCGCCCGTGCGCCAGATTCCGCGCACCGATCCCCCGGTGCGTTAA
- a CDS encoding protein-L-isoaspartate O-methyltransferase family protein, with protein sequence MTLTTTRPDYTAARKAMIDSQLRTSGVNDTFVLERMSSLAREDFVPDGAKSIAYMDRAIRLESGGFLPAPLFHGAMLAEARPTADDRVLVVDGGSGYLPALVEPLVGKLDTVTPEKAANGGKRGDYTLVLVDGAIEHAPATLAKLVAEGGRIVTGLVERGVTRLATGRKSGTALALIPLAEMGIPRLGAFDRPQSWSF encoded by the coding sequence ATGACCCTGACCACCACCCGCCCCGACTACACGGCCGCCCGCAAGGCGATGATCGACAGCCAGCTCCGCACCAGTGGTGTCAACGACACCTTCGTGCTCGAGCGCATGTCCAGCCTCGCGCGCGAGGATTTCGTCCCCGACGGCGCCAAGTCGATCGCCTATATGGATCGTGCCATCCGGCTCGAGAGCGGCGGGTTCCTGCCCGCCCCGCTGTTCCATGGCGCCATGCTCGCCGAGGCCCGGCCCACTGCAGACGACCGCGTATTGGTGGTCGATGGCGGGAGCGGCTATCTGCCCGCGCTGGTCGAACCGCTGGTCGGCAAGCTCGACACCGTCACACCCGAGAAGGCGGCCAATGGCGGCAAGCGCGGGGATTACACGCTGGTGCTGGTCGACGGGGCCATCGAACACGCGCCCGCCACGCTGGCCAAGCTGGTCGCCGAGGGCGGACGGATCGTAACGGGTTTGGTCGAGCGCGGTGTCACCCGCCTCGCCACCGGCCGCAAGTCGGGGACCGCGCTGGCGCTGATCCCGCTTGCCGAAATGGGTATCCCGCGGCTTGGTGCATTCGACCGGCCGCAAAGCTGGAGTTTCTGA
- a CDS encoding (2Fe-2S) ferredoxin domain-containing protein, whose translation MTAQPKALRKAEQALAKTGGAIAERQIFLCGISEKQKCCRRDEGKQAWSYLKRRLKELGLVGREGTVQRTKADCLQVCEAGPIAVVWPDNVWYHSCHPEVLEAIIQCHLIGGVPVEEYRLRPAD comes from the coding sequence TTGACTGCACAACCGAAAGCCCTGCGCAAGGCCGAGCAAGCGCTGGCCAAGACCGGCGGCGCCATTGCCGAACGGCAGATCTTCCTGTGCGGCATCTCTGAAAAGCAGAAATGCTGCCGCCGCGACGAGGGTAAGCAGGCATGGAGCTATCTGAAACGCCGGCTGAAGGAACTCGGCCTGGTTGGCCGCGAGGGCACTGTCCAGCGGACCAAGGCGGATTGCCTGCAAGTGTGCGAGGCCGGGCCCATCGCGGTCGTCTGGCCCGATAACGTCTGGTACCATTCGTGCCACCCCGAGGTGCTCGAGGCGATCATCCAGTGCCATCTGATCGGCGGCGTGCCGGTCGAGGAGTACCGCCTCAGGCCAGCCGACTAG
- the erpA gene encoding iron-sulfur cluster insertion protein ErpA has translation MINSPTLTDAAAARIAAIAEKQAKPAILRLSVEGGGCSGFQYKFGLADTAESDDAISEKDGVKLLVDPVSLDLVAGSTVDFVESLGGAAFRVENPQAAAGCGCGSSFGI, from the coding sequence ATGATCAATTCCCCCACCCTGACCGATGCCGCGGCGGCCCGTATCGCCGCCATCGCCGAGAAGCAGGCCAAACCGGCCATCCTCCGCCTCTCGGTCGAGGGCGGTGGCTGCTCGGGTTTCCAGTATAAGTTCGGTCTCGCCGATACGGCTGAAAGTGACGATGCGATTAGCGAGAAGGACGGCGTCAAGCTGCTCGTCGATCCCGTCAGTCTCGACCTCGTAGCGGGTAGCACCGTCGATTTCGTCGAATCGCTGGGCGGCGCGGCCTTCCGCGTCGAAAATCCGCAGGCCGCGGCAGGCTGCGGTTGCGGGTCGAGCTTCGGCATCTAA
- the rplM gene encoding 50S ribosomal protein L13, protein MKALTKTTRSIKPAEVEKKWHIIDAENLVVGRVAAIIANHLRGKHKPSYTPHVDCGDHVVVINADKVKFTGKKLNDKIYYKHTGHPGGIKETTPAKVLEGKFPERVLEKAVERMIPRGPLGRAQMRALHVFAGTEHPYDGQKPEKLDVASMNRKNKVVA, encoded by the coding sequence ATGAAGGCTCTTACGAAGACCACCCGGTCGATCAAGCCGGCCGAGGTCGAAAAGAAGTGGCACATCATCGACGCCGAGAATCTCGTTGTCGGCCGTGTCGCGGCGATCATCGCCAACCACCTGCGCGGCAAGCACAAGCCGAGCTACACCCCGCATGTCGATTGCGGCGACCACGTCGTCGTGATCAATGCGGACAAGGTGAAGTTCACCGGCAAGAAGCTTAACGACAAGATCTATTACAAGCACACCGGCCACCCCGGCGGCATCAAGGAAACCACTCCGGCCAAGGTGCTGGAAGGCAAGTTTCCCGAGCGCGTGCTCGAAAAGGCTGTCGAGCGCATGATCCCGCGTGGCCCGCTGGGTCGTGCGCAGATGCGCGCGCTGCACGTATTCGCCGGCACCGAGCATCCCTATGACGGCCAGAAGCCCGAAAAGCTCGACGTTGCCTCGATGAACCGCAAGAACAAGGTTGTCGCATAA
- a CDS encoding fumarate hydratase codes for MTVISESDLIESVADALQYISYYHPMDYIRALGEAYEAEQGPAAKDAIAQILTNSRMCAEGHRPLCQDTGIVNVFVKWGMNCRLDSTRSLQEVVDEGVRRAYNHPDNKLRASILADPAFTRRNTRDNTPCVLSVEMVPGSTIDIDVAAKGGGSENKSKFKMMNPSDNIVDWVLEQIPSMGAGWCPPGMLGIGIGGTAEHCVKLAKLSLMDPIDMGQLKIRGAQTDIEQLRIDIFDAVNAMGVGAQGLGGLSTVLDVKILDAPCHAAGKPVAMIPNCAATRHAHFTLDGSGPAYLEPPKLDHYPQVTWQPDSAARRVDLDALTPAEVESWNHGDRLLLSGKMLTGRDAAHKRIKDMLDAGEELPVEFKGRAIYYVGPVDPVMGEVVGPAGPTTATRMDKFTDMMLDLGLLAMIGKAERGHDAVEVISRFKVAYLMATGGAAYLVSRAIKGAEVVAFEDLGMEAIYEFEVQDMPVTVAVDAAGNNVHTLAPAEWRRRIAAGDLEPAE; via the coding sequence ATGACCGTCATCAGTGAAAGCGACCTGATCGAGAGCGTTGCCGACGCGCTCCAATATATCTCCTATTACCATCCGATGGATTATATCCGCGCGCTGGGCGAAGCCTACGAGGCCGAGCAGGGCCCCGCGGCGAAGGATGCGATCGCGCAGATCCTCACCAACAGCCGGATGTGCGCCGAGGGGCACCGCCCGCTGTGCCAGGACACGGGGATCGTAAACGTCTTCGTCAAATGGGGCATGAACTGCCGGCTCGACAGCACGCGGTCGCTGCAGGAGGTCGTCGATGAGGGGGTACGCCGCGCCTACAATCACCCCGACAACAAGCTGCGCGCCTCGATCCTCGCCGATCCCGCCTTCACCCGCCGCAACACGCGCGACAACACGCCCTGTGTCCTGTCGGTCGAGATGGTGCCCGGTAGTACGATTGATATCGACGTCGCCGCCAAGGGTGGGGGCAGCGAGAACAAATCCAAGTTCAAGATGATGAACCCGAGCGACAATATCGTCGACTGGGTGCTCGAACAGATTCCCTCGATGGGTGCGGGCTGGTGCCCGCCGGGAATGCTCGGCATCGGCATCGGCGGCACTGCGGAGCATTGCGTGAAGCTGGCCAAACTCAGCCTGATGGACCCGATCGACATGGGCCAGCTCAAGATACGCGGTGCGCAGACCGATATCGAGCAATTGCGCATCGATATCTTCGACGCGGTAAATGCCATGGGAGTCGGCGCGCAGGGCCTTGGCGGGCTCTCCACCGTGCTCGACGTGAAAATTCTCGACGCACCCTGCCATGCAGCGGGCAAGCCGGTCGCGATGATCCCCAATTGCGCCGCCACGCGCCATGCGCATTTCACGCTTGATGGTTCGGGCCCGGCCTATCTCGAGCCGCCCAAGCTCGACCATTATCCGCAAGTGACCTGGCAGCCCGACAGCGCCGCCCGGCGCGTCGATCTCGACGCGCTGACGCCTGCGGAAGTCGAGAGCTGGAACCATGGCGACCGCCTGCTGCTGTCGGGCAAGATGCTGACCGGCCGCGATGCGGCACACAAACGCATCAAGGATATGCTGGATGCAGGCGAGGAGCTGCCGGTCGAGTTCAAGGGGCGGGCGATCTATTACGTCGGCCCGGTCGATCCGGTGATGGGCGAAGTCGTCGGCCCCGCCGGCCCGACCACCGCCACGCGGATGGACAAGTTTACCGACATGATGCTCGACCTCGGCCTGTTGGCCATGATCGGCAAGGCCGAGCGCGGCCATGACGCGGTCGAGGTGATCAGCCGGTTCAAGGTCGCCTATCTGATGGCCACCGGCGGCGCGGCCTATCTCGTCAGCCGCGCAATCAAGGGCGCGGAAGTGGTAGCGTTCGAGGATCTGGGGATGGAAGCGATCTATGAGTTCGAGGTCCAGGACATGCCGGTGACGGTCGCGGTCGATGCGGCAGGCAACAATGTCCACACGCTCGCGCCTGCCGAATGGCGACGGCGGATTGCGGCTGGCGATCTCGAACCTGCCGAGTAA